The DNA region TCTGCGGCAGTGGCACATTTAAAGTTTCCGGCAGAAGAAGTGCCACCAGTCCAGAAGTCACTGACGTAAAACTGAACGCCACCAGCGGCAGAGGTGCCCATACTTTTTCGAGGAAAAGAATCTGAGGGGCAAGCATTCCAGCCACTCGTGAAAAGAGGGAGCATATTCCTAAACCGGTGCTTCTGTAAACACATAAAATTACGTTGTAAATGTCACATGTATTGACACAATGTGCACCAAAAGAACGGGTGCTGTGTGTTTTTTTTGGAAAACCAATCATTTTGCAAAGACCAGACAACATTCAGgaacattaatattattgtacgAACTTAGCATATTATTGCttgtgaaaataaatgtatttaacttGCCTAATATTCGTTGGAAAAAGTTcaacagtatatatataaacaattccaAATGCAGATGTAATGAAAAACTTGCCAATCATTGCTAAAGATGTTCTGAAAGCCACGAGTGTTACCGCTGAAAGTGTAcaaacatcattattattactctaAATAAATGGCTTTATAAAAGCAACACGTTGctcaaaaaattgaaaatttgaaTCGACCTGAAAAATACATTGTTAAATTATCTTAGTAATAATTGTAGTATAATAAAAAGGTAGAATTTTGATTGTCAGTAGGCTAAATAATACCGTATGCTCGATTATAATCCCACGCactaatttaggctaaattcGGACACTATTTGGTGGTGGTACGTGACTTTCAATAGAGCATTCATCGATGTTGAACGAATCTAGACTTACGGATCCATATATTGATGAAACAAGCGACACCACCAGCAACAAGGGTACCTGCTAGTGAACATCGTCTGCCCAGCTTCTGAATAAAGAACCAAGTGAACAGGCAGGCCAACAACTCGGTAACACCACCCAAGAAAGTTCCAATGTATACGTCGACGTTTAGACCCTCAACACCATACGTCAAACCATAGTAGGCAAGGTTAACGGCAAacctattttaaacattagtttaaacaaaatttagttTTAGTTGGAATCTATCAAAAAAATATCTCTGATATGGCTGTAATGGCATGGCATTAAATTCTTACCTTTTCAACTTTTTCACAGAGTTTTCGAGCGGAATACATGAAAATAGtttaaatacacaaataaacaagaaatatgtCGTACCAACTATATGTGATGTAAACAGTTTTTCTTCTCATCTGTGTATATCGAAGTATAATCAACGGACTAGTCTTTGTACTTTCACTTGAATcctataataaaaatacatgCGTTTTATGtcccattttgttttattaacttTCGTTTATTCAACTAAAGATGTGTTGTCCCCaacaacatgaaaaataaaatcagattttcaatagattattttgtagttttaataacgtTAATCACTTTCGTCGAAAAcggaaaaaattaatgttttcacttataaaatgacagaataaatggttaaattcaaccacaaaccccattggctggcagccaatttaattttttttttttgctcttATGTAcagtttttaggtaaatacatttttttcaatctaatttttggtGTAAGTAGTGGATAGCTATTAGGTGACATTGAAATGGCATAGgcctattgaaaaaaaaaattgaagaattatttttcagggcAGGGGTGGCGgatacaatacatctttaaaaaccCATAAAATCACACAAAACGAGGAACCAGTCATACATGCCTTTTTTGCATGGTTGTGACCCTTCCCGTAAAACTGTTAGGAATAAATACAAACTAACATActaacctctattcaggggagaATTTCACATTACGTACGTTGTGCTCATAATATTTGGTTCGCGTTCGGTATATGAACGCGTCTAATAATACTCTGCTAATACGATGACATTTTGTcagcaaaataaatattttaaataacttaCACATCCAACTTCTAAATTGTCCAATATGTCATCCGGTAAATCTCCAACTTTATTTCTTTTCGCAATTTTTTGAATAACAAGTTTTGCTTCTTCAGTTTTCCCTTTGGCAAGAAGCCACCGAGGTGACTCTGGAATAAAACTGTAAAAACGATCAAACTTTgaatttagaaattaatttCTGGATTACCTACCAGTCACCGAAacatacaacataaaatattataataccaACATTGTTTgaccataattatttttttaatgtttataggAAATTGTTACCATAAAAGCAAATAAATTCACAGAGCTAATAATCACATGATGCTTCCTAAACAAAGtcttaagtttttttttagtagagttggtttttttttgtcataataaAAAAACCTGACAATTTACACGATTTGACCCTAATGTACGATCAATATACAAATTAGGCTACAACTACATGTTACAACAGCTAATTATATTTCCTGTGTACATTCATTTAAAGATCAGATGTAATATATCAATTCACATTACTCTTTACATGTTTTCCGTTtttaattgataaaatataattatcgtTCAATCGTTCTTACAAGTAAAGCAACAGCAGAGGGGAAAGGGAAATACTGAAAGTCATGAAAAGCTTGTCCCATGATCTAATGAAATAAGCAATCGGAGCTAACATCATTATGCCAAAGCACCAATAGATCATGACAATGATAGACACCATGGCTCTTCTTGATGGAGGAACTAATTCCGTGACTGAAAATAATaacagagaaaaaaaaacaatattttaatacaaattgtcTCTATTACTATCAGGACAGTCGGACCGACAGAAAATATATTGGAAATGTTCATTGTATGCCCGTGACAAACAGTTATCtcatcaaaatattattatttagcttAAAAGGTCGGGGCATTACCGAGTAcctatattatgttgttttaatCAGGCATGCTACTGTAGTAGGGACCTTAGAATTGCAACGACCAACCTCTAGGGCCTAGGCATACCGTGCCGTTTTTCGTCCCATGTCCCTACATGCACACAATTAATTAACTATGGCGTAAATCGAAAGCTCCTACAACCAAACAGTGATtgaatcaatatcaatcaataattatgTCGTCCTAATAATTCTTTTTTCTGTCTGAAGTCTCAATATTGAGGAGATTTTACGTGAATGTTGGTACACTGTGCAGTATTACCTATCGTCAGATCTGAATATACCATTTGAATTGTTTTTGTTAAGGTGGTCATAGTTTTTGTAATATGTACAAGTGGTTTTTTTTCGCAACGGTTTAGATTAtgaattttaaagataaaatattaTTCCTACCGTATGTGAATACTGAAACATATAACCCAATATCAGCTAATCCGCCCAGGAAGCGGAAACTCACATACATCTCATATGATTTCGACAGACTGCATAACATCGTGAATGATAAAGCCAATGCAAAGCCTAAAAATACTCCTTTTCTTCTTCCTAGACTAACAATTGAGATTTATAAAATGGTAGTAGTGTAACGAAATGAATGAATAAGAATCACACAGTAGTCTAAGATTACTTAAGATTAAACTACACTCAAACATGGATTAAGGAATAGACTCGAAAGCACATATAATTAGGAAAATCGcgaaaaccattttttaaacaagAACAATCAGAGAGTTGCAACATCCACCAGGAGTAACAGGTATCAAGAATCGTGAAAAACATACTTCTTGTATAGTTACGGCCTAAAATTAGTAAAAGAATAACAAGCGGTCTAGAATTGTTATCCTAGTGCAGAATGCCTCCAAAGTTGAATGGCATGATACTATTATGACGGTACCGaattctttcatttatttaaaacttacaaaTCACAAAGAAGTCCGAATAGAATAGAACCAACAAAGAAGCCTGCTAGGTACAAGGATGACGCCAAGGACACCAAATAACTATCTTCACACACCAGGTCAAACTACCAAAATATAAtgcatattatataaatatttattgttgacACTAATAAGGCATTGTTGTGATGTATTGGAACAACTCCTGAAATATAGGTAACAATGATTTTAGAATGATTGGAAAATAATATTCATCTGGTTTGAAGATACGATATTTTAACAATCTATTTTGATTCGTTTTTCGATAAACCAAAATTAGTTACTGACCTGACTGACAGTTTCACTACTCCTTTCACAAACAGTCAGTCAGGTCAGTAACTAATTTTGGTTTGTAAAAATactagatttttaaaataatgattttagaAGTTATATATCATAATATACGGTAATGTGGGCTGAAACGGCCGGtaagtatataggcctactgttgttgGTGGCATTCAGTATCatttattcggtctatttcaattatactttaaaaaaacctGAAATTGGGAAGACTAGGATTAACATTAAATGATCTATTATTGCTGTTATTTCACATGGCAatcaagtaggcctattctTTTTTTCATGGGAAATCGTTTGAACTCACTAAGCTCGCTCATATACTAGGGATGAGTTAGGCCTAATTTAACTCTTCTCTGATCATATTGTTTTTCACATAAGTATTCACCACGAGCTAAACTTTATTGTTCATATACACAATGACAGTTTTTAATATAAGCTACTCCAACGAAACCGTTTCTAAAATCTAAAACTAATCTCTATTTTGATTTGTAATAATCTAACTCAATAAGTAATCCACACAATAGAGCATGCATTAGGAGAGACACCGTTACTTTAAGCAGTCTATAAATGCCAATGGCTTATTGTTAAATAACTTTaatgtgtatacagtattaatacatACGTCATATGGATTAGTATGTCACTTCGAAGTTTGTTTTTTGACCAGCATAATGCAGgagtggcgccaggatcttcccgacgcgggggctacattccccgacgaggggactatgcgagcgaagcgagcatcactaggctgggtgCCAGGGAcctcatttgaggtcattttaatcagatttagggtagccattttttccattttttataatgcataaataaaatactgcgtgcaaaaaaacgatgcgcgatgactgtttcaatccatatttttcaatttaaaaaataaaagttcaaagaaaatttagaaaaatagagttggaggtcccggaaattggacttattatacttcaaaacatgaaacaaaatatataagtccctatcaacgttgtgactgagctaagaaatgtttgaaaaatagagatgttaggtcccgaaAAATGCACTttttgtacttcgaaatattaccagctttattgttggggctgagctaagaaactgtttaaaactagagctgcaggtcttcaaaaaattgcattttatacttcggAAACATCAGGcatagaggcttaaaaaacgcaagcgtagacctttttcagtcgaggaaataagtttattcctcccaagtgtatgcgtgcgtaccatctggacttccgagtggtgagaaattcatgacatacaggacattgaaaatgtaataacttagctataataagatgttggctaagcgaaaatggcatgtttttttgtttagtaatgaatgaaaaatttattttaggtgccccacggtacagaatgttacttgtaaatttaaaaaattggtgaacatacgaacaattaacataattcgtttttgctgtagtgtagcgtacgtcgacgcagtacacgacgtaaccgtcagtaaacttcgcctggaaaataactacagtacaccgacattttggtccctggatggaacatgatatcacgcgtctcgacccaacgttgaacgattcgtacaaagggataccgccagacaagtgcgaacctagctattgtttagtagtaagttagatcgctggcaataatgagtgcatataaagtgcataatatcacatTGACGTActctctcacggtcaatgaaacgtcgcggttttctaggcgctgaagctagctacgaagtgaacgcgaacgctttttactgtatattatattccccgacaaaaagtacccgtgtttccttcggtaaccgtcggtaaacttcgcctggaaaataactacattacacattttggtccctggatggaacttgatatcacgcgtctcgacccaacgttgaacgattcgtacaaagggataccgccagacaagtgcgtacctagctaatgtttagtagtaagttagatcgctggcaataaatgaatgcataaaagtgcataatagccctctgacgtactctcacgtacggtggcccacaactgtcacgcacactatataaatcatattcacacaattaaagaagaaatcacacaattaaagaagaaatcacacaattaaagaaggaatcgcatataaacaaaagaaagcatgaaaatataaaacgaaatgcacaaataaagaagaaacgcgcaattaaagaagagctaagcacaattaaagaagtccgcagcaaattcgaaagctcctcgcacaattaaagaagtccgcaacaaattcgaaagctcctcccacaattaaagaagttcgcaacaaaatcaaaagctcctcgcacaattaaagaagtccgcaacaaattcgaaagtacctcgcacaattaaagaagttcgcaacaaattcgaaagctcctcacacaattaaagaagtccgcaacaaattcgaaagtacctcgcacaattaaagtaccgtagtccgtatggaacgccatcgctgcctccggcagcaaaatctaattctattcggctcttttaccattacgttcggctcttttaccattcggcgcatttctattcggccttTTTACCATTAccttcggctctttcagcattcggcgcatttctatttggtccatttaccattacgttcggctctttcagcattcggctctttttattcggcccatttaccattacattcggctctttcagcattcggctcttttttattcggcccatttaacattacgttcggctctttttgattcggcccttttttattcggctcttTCTGAATTACGTTGGGCTCTTTTTAAATCGGCATTTTTTTATATGGTGCAATTAAAATCTAACCTTTGACATggggtcaaatggaagaaaatcaatgactggaaatgagtctatgaaaagtttacaaacaTTTGATCATCATGGCGCCAACCATGAGTAGCCAACCGattaaagatgtgttgaataacctaaaattaattcatcttttaacaaatttttagagagaaagggtaaattattattattaaatgttaggctgacactaggctaggcctagctagcctaggccatgaATCAAACCTTTTCTCTCTCAAAATGGTCAATAAGGTTGGACAATTGCAAGTTTTCTAACTAACACATTaatcatgtcaataaaatgattagttatattgaaatagccttcaaattcatttaattcaaccaacaatctacatgctgcatctatatgttttgtaaacttttcatagactcatttccagccgttgattttcttccatttgatCCCATGTAAAAGGTTAGAATTGAATTGCGCCGTATAAAAAAGGGCCAAatcaaaaagagccgaacgtaatgcagaaagagccgaataaaaaagggccgaattaaaaagagccgaacgtaatggtaaatgggccgaataaaaaagagccgaatgctgaaagagccgaacgtaatggtaaatgggccaaatagaaatgcgccgaatgctgaaagagccgaacgaaatggtaaatgggccgaatagaaatgcgccgaatgctaaaagagccgaacgtaatggtaaaagagccgaatagaattaaaatttgctgccggaggcagcaatggcgttccatacggactactgtactttaattgtgTGTGAAGTACTTTTGAATTTGTTGCGGaattctttaattgtgcgaggagctttcgaatttgttgcggacttctttaattgtgcgaggagctttcgaatttgttgcggacttctttaattgtgcttagctcttctttaattgcgcgtttcttctttatttgtgcatttcgttttatattttcatgctttcttttgtttatatgcgatttcttctttaattgtgcgatttcttctttaattgtgtgattccttctttaattgtgtagttccttctttaattgtgtgattctgtgttatagtgtgcgtgacagttgtgggccaccgtactcacggtcaatggaacgtcgtggttttctaggcgctgaagctatatgaagtgaacgcgaacgttttttactgtatattatattccccgacaaaaagtacccgtgttccccgacatTGGGGgaggggggctaggctccccgacgaggggctagagcccccgtagcccccccccccccccaatggcgccaccactggcataatgtgcaaaaaaaaacaatattatctttaattcaacattatatctatttaatgtttttatggtTTTATTCATCTGTAAACCATAATCCTTCTTTCTTAAGATTTGTTCTACCTCTTGATgaacacaaaataaacaatcTTACCTCAGACACAATAGTGGAATCATACCGTGATCGATCGAAAGCCCATCCATGTTCACAATCAATCAGTTCAGTCGTATCATTTGCATACATTCTACATTGTGTTTCGTTAATTAATAGTGTCCCCTCATCATCAGGTGGAAGACTCATGCTATCGTTTGTATTCCAGCAGTCACCGAGATAAAGCTCGCTACAATTAGCTTCATCTGGAGGCTTGCAATGGTGATCCATATTTCCACTGATAAACACCGTTGATATATTAGTAAACGAATTCAAAAATATAAGACAGCATATTGACAATGTCACCAGTTTGTGATAGAGACCATATTCACCAATGTATTTAAAGATGTTATCAAACTTCATAGTGTGGTACTGGCAGTATACTTATCCAACAACCAAACCTGACGCTACTGATCCATTGATAGGATTGGTTCTATTGTGTGTAGGCTACAGTTGTTACAAATTAACATAGCACAAGACCATTTATATAGAATACCTTTAAATGCATCAGCGCGCAATTATTGTGTTTCTAGTTTGGTACTTATTCAACAACCAAACCTGACACTACTGATCCCTGGATAGGATTGGTTCTATTGTGTGTAGGCTACAATTGTTACAAATTAACATAGCACAAGACCATATATAGAATACCTTTAaacagtggcgtatccagtaggGGGGGCCGGGCCCCCCTGATTTCGTttccgtcggcacatcatcgcggccgtcggcaaacaaaggtgccggggaaaaaaataaactatttattctgacaataattgaactgtaaacataattcttttgagtgtttgtttatttatatatcatatcatcattgatcccttcagatcaactattttttattttcattacatctaatAATACCAACATTGTTTgaccataattatttttttaatgtttataggAAATTGTTACCATAAAAGCAAATAAATTCACAGAGCTAATAATCACATGATGCTTCCTAAACAAAGtcttaagtttttttttagtaGAGTTGGGTTTTTTATTTGTCATAAGAAAAAAACCTGACAATTTACACGATTTGACCCTAATGTACGATCAATATACAAGTTAGGCTACAACTACATGTTACAACAGCTAATTATATTTCCTGTGTACATTCATTTAAAGATAACATGTAATATATCAATTCACAATTACTCTTTACATGTTTTccgtttttaatttataaaatacaattataatacaatCGTTCTTACAAGTAAAGCAACAGCAGAGGGGAAAGGGAAATGCTGAAAGTCAAGAAAAGCTTGTCCCATGATCTAATGAAATAAGCAATCGGAGCTAACATCATTATGCCAAAGCACCAATAGATCATGACAATGATAGACACCATGGCTCTTCTTGATGGAGGAACTAATTCCGTGACTGAAAATAATaacagagaaaaaaaacaatattttaatacaaattgtcTGTATTACTATCAGGACAGTCGGACCGACAGAAAATATATTGGAAATGTTCATTGTATGCCCGTGACAAACAGTTATCtcatcaaaatattattatttagcttAAAAGGTCTGGGCATTACCGAGAAAttgtattatgttgtttttatcaGGCATGCTACTGTAGTAGGGACATTAGAACTGCGACGATCAACCTCTAAGGTCTAGGCATACCAACCTCTAGGGCCTAGGCATACCAACCTCTAGGGCCTAGGCATACCAACCTCTAGGGCCTAGGTATACCAACCTCTAGGGCCTAGGAGGCATACCAACCTCTAGGGCCTAGGCATACCAACCTCTAGGGCCTAGGCATACCAACCTCTAGGGCCTAGGCATACCAACCTCTAGGGCCAAGGCATACCAACCTCTAGGGCCTAGGCATACCAACctctagggcctagctaggcatacCAACCTCTAAGGCCTAGGCATACCAACCTCTAAGGCCTAGGCATACCAACCTCTAGGGCCTAGGCATACCAACCTCTAGGGCCTAGACATACCAACCTCTAGGGCCTAGGCATACCAACCTCTAGGGCCTAGGCATACCAACCTCTAGGGGGTCTAGGCATACCAACCTCTAGGGCCTAGGCATACCAACCTCTAGGGCCTAGGCATACCAACCTCTAGGGCCTAGGCATACCAACATCTAAGGCCTAGGCATACCAACCTCTAGGGCCTAGGCATACCAACCTCTAGGGCCTAGGCATACCAACCTCTAGGGCCTAGGCATACCAACCTCTAGGGCCTAGGCATACCAACCTCTAGGGCCTAGGCATACCAACCTCTAGGGCCTAGGCATACC from Antedon mediterranea chromosome 2, ecAntMedi1.1, whole genome shotgun sequence includes:
- the LOC140039278 gene encoding organic cation transporter protein-like, whose product is MKFDNVFKYIGEYGLYHKLVTLSICCLIFLNSFTNISTVFISGNMDHHCKPPDEANCSELYLGDCWNTNDSMSLPPDDEGTLLINETQCRMYANDTTEPIDCEHGWAYDRSRYDSTIVSEFDLVCEDSYLVSLASSLYLAGFFVGSILFGLLCDFLGRRKGAFLGLALTLSFTMLCSLSKSYVMYVSFRFLSGISDIGLNVSVFTYVTELVPPSRRAMVSIIVMIYWCFGIMMLAPIAYFIRSWDKLFLTFSISLSPLLLLYLVKSLYCQYHTMKFDNIFKYIGEYGLYHKLVTLSICCLIFLNSFTNISTVFISGNMDHHCKPPDEANCSELYLGDCWNTNDSMSLPPDDEGTLLINETQCRMYANDTTELIDCEHGWAFDRSRYDSTIVSEFDLVCEDSYLVSLASSLYLAGFFVGSILFGLLCDFLGRRKGVFLGFALALSFTMLCSLSKSYEMYVSFRFLGGLADIGLYVSVFTYVTELVPPSRRAMVSIIVMIYWCFGIMMLAPIAYFIRSWDKLFMTFSISLSPLLLLYFFIPESPRWLLAKGKTEEAKLVIQKIAKRNKVGDLPDDILDNLEVGCDSSESTKTSPLIILRYTQMRRKTVYITYSWFAVNLAYYGLTYGVEGLNVDVYIGTFLGGVTELLACLFTWFFIQKLGRRCSLAGTLVAGGVACFINIWIPVTLVAFRTSLAMIGKFFITSAFGIVYIYTVELFPTNIRSTGLGICSLFSRVAGMLAPQILFLEKVWAPLPLVAFSFTSVTSGLVALLLPETLNVPLPQTIEEAEMITRKNNIRGNKDFESLQMQGAANT